The proteins below are encoded in one region of Colletotrichum lupini chromosome 5, complete sequence:
- a CDS encoding secretory pathway protein Sec39, whose translation MEESAAVWQILSYQKVLDSNSTSAGTSTWHSIHSAPQARYLLWYLMTKAKCMHPKSPTEHASGSWTLMPVPVPTCTCACTCRLVQRSDIPTSTGYASDPCRMSLVLSPPKLVLLAVHLAIHADIESLAFLASRHATVLRKDLVLRVLLTYLPETVSSTDYLSFLEELSTGEFIDREAENIDHSIVENLSDEDAARKVRKLHLLPLARKDITVETDDDPLTLFLLHRAHRVDEEAGLLNQLPELLGPFIQYAPGIRVWMVSTLLPLLRRNYEYYPTESVPYTLAEFQSLPDGAAVDALLSQTGAQPKDYNLIGRDLRGMLVPWLHDDARWKRLDKTESTEEGIYSAGWERFLEWLLSKSSSSWRVAVAAVEQWGGAVDVDLGEHDVVWLSEQQQQHLDRRYARGIMACAYLVPEASVEALEGAHQMLRKVMDLLGQDDMMSLREGTDTLSAVAYLEGDGILNHKNTAFMRDDLLKDSNPLTKPSRKSTHLLHGLILSAFILTQCGLPCTIKRAGDLAFIQDERDQKAEVVQLIHTLAENAPKNDETYWVKRRKEVLWLRDWGIAPTPEGKVMGIFAKVKPEVIETEILRALLSSTRYSLARSLYEDATDKPLSPQIVQETVVAAALNAYDNASNPSRARGGLKKCDEIINAFPQTIHKSLPERRRIDSLLKATHALSEYRLVLRQGEPFSPIVLRVHSDPVSIIGKVLEQNPKSYTRIHDLLDVGTNMVRAGLVDRNNKVAAATAQAEENGQQIDAATQRITAMCIEAALKEDDFETAYSYIVNRLSGGVDASMGSTVKVDDDWSWRAALQAGQYIRSARTVRPTHLGNASGNPDIRHLEQRIDCLATALRIAPPSQLQEILKTFRRCEEQLDSAIKEDAAREEDLGTAEHSVMPGGFDAAPAAVRSHRSSGERQVHPSAAVASKAGDDAPMSLFDLSRATARAATRNFTALSTLQQSAGGGAAAAAAAAPAPGSSGSAPDGEWDGHDDHPRARKRDQLREAAMGTLTSGVGWLIGTKKRLRLSTRVEDHVAMDCTVPFDDFVLYYVPSYDTAYLRDDVKDRATPWEFHIIREMTKASDLCSPQAVRYSRPHQRLSHDAFEQLLCGSKPRAVTETADN comes from the exons ATGGAAGAGTCCGCGGCTGTCTGGCAAATATTGTCCTATCAGAAGGTACTTGATTCCAATAGCACTTCCGCCGGGACC AGCACCTGGCACTCAATCCACTCAGCACCTCAGGCAAGGTACCTTCTTTGGTATCTGATGACGAAAGCTAAGTGCATGCACCCCAAGTCCCCAACTGAACACGCTTCGGGGAGTTGGACCTTGATGCCCGTGCCTGTGCCCACTTGCACTTGCGCTTGCACCTGTCGACTTGTCCAGCGCTCCGATATACCGACATCG ACTGGATATGCCTCGGACCCTTGCAGAATGAGCCTCGTCCTGTCCCCGCCGAAGCTTGTGCTTTTGGCTGTCCACTTAGCCATCCACGCCGATATTGAAAGCCTGGCCTTTCTTGCCTCTCGACATGCTACTGTCCTACGCAAGGACCTCGTTCTGCGCGTCCTCTTGACCTATCTGCCCGAGACAGTTAGTTCTACCGATTACCTTTCCTTTTTGGAGGAGCTTTCGACTGGCGAATTCATCGACCGCGAAGCTGAGAACATCGACCACTCTATCGTCGAGAACTTGTCGGACGAAGACGCTGCGAGAAAGGTTCGCAAACTCCACTTGCTACCGTTAGCTAGGAAGGATATCACGGTCGAAACCGACGACGATCCATTGACTTTATTCCTCCTCCACCGAGCACACCGTGTCGACGAAGAGGCCGGCCTGCTCAACCAGCTTCCCGAATTACTTGGCCCTTTTATACAATATGCTCCAGGTATCCGGGTCTGGATGGTCTCAACCTTGTTGCCACTGCTAAGGAGGAATTACGAATACTACCCGACGGAAAGCGTGCCCTATACGTTGGCCGAGTTTCAGAGTCTCCCAGATGGCGCCGCCGTTGATGCTCTTTTGTCCCAGACGGGCGCGCAGCCAAAGGATTATAATTTGATCGGGAGAGATCTCAGAGGCATGCTTGTGCCCTGGTTGCATGACGACGCGCGGTGGAAACGCTTAGACAAGACTGAATCGACAGAGGAGGGCATTTACAGTGCGGGATGGGAACGTTTCCTCGAATGGCTTCTTTCCAAGAGCTCGAGCTCCTGGAGAGTGGCTGTTGCTGCCGTTGAGCAATGGGGAGGTGCTGTAGACGTAGATCTGGGAGAGCATGATGTTGTGTGGCTCAGtgagcagcaacagcagcatcTCGATCGCCGCTATGCACGAGGAATCATGGCGTGCGCTTATCTGGTACCAGAGGCCAGCGTAGAAGCGCTCGAAGGAGCACACCAAATGTTGAGGAAGGTCATGGACCTGCTAGGTCAGGATGATATGATGTCACTTCGCGAGGGTACAGATACGTTATCTGCTGTTGCGTATCTGGAAGGTGATGGGATCCTGAACCACAAGAACACTGCCTTTATGCGAGACGACCTGCTCAAGGATTCGAACCCTCTCACCAAGCCGTCTCGAAAGTCAACACACCTTCTCCATGGCCTGATCCTCAGCGCATTCATACTGACGCAATGTGGACTACCTTGCACTATTAAGAGAGCTGGAGACTTGGCGTTCATCCAAGATGAAAGAGACCAGAAGGCCGAGGTGGTTCAGCTGATACATACATTAGCAGAGAACGCTCCTAAGAACGACGAAACATATTGGGTCAAGAGACGAAAGGAAGTTCTCTGGCTCCGAGACTGGGGCATTGCCCCCACGCCAGAGGGCAAGGTGATGGGAATATTCGCCAAGGTCAAGCCGGAAGTTATCGAGACTGAGATCTTGAGAGCACTCCTGTCCAGTACAC GATATTCGCTCGCAAGGTCCCTATACGAGGACGCCACCGACAAGCCGCTGTCGCCGCAAATAGTGCAGGAGACCGTCGTAGCTGCTGCGCTCAACGCGTACGACAATGCGTCGAACCCAAGCCGCGCGAGGGGCGGCCTCAAGAAATGTGACGAGAT TATCAATGCCTTCCCTCAAACGATTCACAAGTCCCTCCCTGAGCGGCGCCGTATCGACTCCTTGCTGAAAGCAACGCATGCCCTCAGCGAATACCGGCTGGTCCTGAGGCAAGGCGAACCCTTCAGTCCCATCGTGTTGCGTGTTCACTCAGATCCCGTTTCCATCATTGGTAAGGTTCTAGAGCAGAACCCGAAGAGCTACACTCGCATTCATGACCTCTTGGACGTGGGCACCAACATGGTTCGCGCCGGACTCGTGGACCGCAATAACAAGGTCGCCGCAGCTACAGCTCAAGCCGAAGAGAATGGGCAGCAAATCGATGCTGCGACACAACGCATCACAGCCATGTGTATCGAAGCAGCCTTGAAAGAAGACGACTTTGAGACGGCGTACTCATATATCGTCAACCGGCTCAGCGGCGGAGTGGACGCATCAATGGGTTCCACGGTAAAAGTCGACGACGACTGGTCCTGGAGGGCTGCTCTGCAGGCCGGGCAGTACATCAGGAGTGCCCGAACAGTACGCCCGACACACCTGGGCAACGCCAGCGGGAATCCCGACATCAGGCACCTAGAACAGCGCATCGACTGCCTCGCCACGGCCCTGAGGATTGCGCCTCCCTCGCAGCTACAGGAGATCCTCAAAACCTTCCGCCGCTGCGAGGAGCAGCTTGACTCAGCCATCAAGGAAGACGCTGCTCGCGAAGAGGACCTGGGCACTGCCGAGCACTCTGTCATGCCCGGCGGCTTCGACGCAGCCCCCGCGGCGGTGCGATCTCACCGGTCGTCAGGCGAACGGCAGGTCCACCCATCAGCCGCGGTTGCGAGCAAGGCCGGAGATGACGCCCCCATGTCGCTGTTCGACCTCTCGCGTGCAACGGCCCGCGCGGCGACTCGCAACTTCACTGCGCTCTCGACTCTACAGCAATCTGCCGGTGGTGGCGccgctgctgccgccgctgCGGCTCCTGCGCCGGGTTCATCAGGCTCGGCGCCTGACGGCGAATGGGATGGGCATGATGACCACCCCAGGGCGAGGAAGCGCGATCAGCTACGCGAGGCGGCCATGGGCACGTTAACGTCAGGCGTTGGCTGGCTTATTG GCACCAAGAAACGACTGAGGCTGAGTACCCGAGTTGAAGATCATGT CGCCATGGACTGTACAGTTCCTTTTGATGACTTTGTGTTATATTATGTACCAAGCTATGATACTGCCTATCTG CGGGATGACGTGAAAGACCGGGCAACCCCTTGGGAGTTCCACATTATTAGAGAG ATGACGAAGGCCTCGGATCTCTGTTCGCCGCAGGCTGTCAGATACAGCAGACCTCATCAAAGGTTGAGCCACGATGCGTTTGAGCAACTTCTTTGCGGCA GCAAACCCCGCGCCGTGACTGAGACAGCAGACAACTAG